In Deltaproteobacteria bacterium, one DNA window encodes the following:
- a CDS encoding SDR family oxidoreductase, protein MSDFLNLKGRIAVVTGGARGIGLAITRALIDHGVRVHVFDVAPGKGDDATPYLFHQADIADSASVAKAVAGLPPGVSLLVNNAGITRDRSAVNMSDDEWDSVLSVNLTGAFHMIRALAPAMRKAGYGRIVNITSINGIRGKFGQANYSASKAGLIGLTKTMARELGSKGITVNAVAPGMVMTEMALALPPGFVDKAKAEAVLPELATPGDVANTVLFLLSDAARMITGEVIRVDAGQYV, encoded by the coding sequence ATGAGCGATTTCCTGAATCTGAAGGGACGGATCGCGGTAGTGACCGGCGGGGCCCGCGGAATCGGGCTGGCGATCACCCGCGCCCTGATCGATCACGGCGTCCGCGTGCACGTGTTCGACGTCGCCCCGGGGAAGGGGGACGACGCGACGCCGTATTTGTTCCACCAGGCCGACATCGCCGACTCCGCCAGCGTGGCGAAGGCGGTTGCCGGGCTTCCCCCCGGCGTCTCCCTGCTGGTCAACAACGCCGGGATCACCCGGGATCGCAGCGCCGTCAACATGAGCGACGACGAGTGGGACTCGGTCCTCTCGGTCAACCTGACGGGGGCGTTCCACATGATCCGCGCGCTGGCGCCCGCGATGCGGAAGGCCGGGTACGGGCGGATCGTCAACATCACCTCGATCAACGGGATCCGCGGGAAGTTCGGGCAGGCGAACTACTCCGCCTCGAAGGCGGGCCTGATCGGGCTGACGAAGACCATGGCGCGGGAACTGGGCTCCAAGGGGATCACGGTCAACGCCGTCGCCCCGGGCATGGTCATGACGGAGATGGCGCTGGCGCTTCCCCCCGGGTTCGTCGACAAGGCGAAGGCGGAGGCCGTGCTGCCGGAGCTGGCGACTCCCGGCGACGTGGCAAACACGGTCCTGTTCCTCCTGT